The genomic stretch AATCAGGGCATTGCTCCAGACAACCGCGTTTATAGCTTCTACTATTTCTTTCATCTGTTTATAATTGTTTTTCTAACAGTCGCACTTGCCTGCCTGCGGGCAGGTGAAATCCCCGCCTGTCCGATAGTCAGGCTCGATTTCTTTCATTGATTTTAAAACTCAGGATTTCAGGAAGAATTGATCTGTTAGGTTTAAAATTGACCCGAAGAAAGTAAAAATTCAGGGATTATAGCAGAATATTCATTTAAAATGAATGTATTTTCTTACCAGTGGCATTCGAAAATTGGGCAATCTTGAAAAATGCTTACTTATTATTGAGATTGTCAAACTCTTGATTTCCCATATCTCCGGATTTTATTGGGTAAATTCTATCAATTCAAATCTATTGCCCCAAGGATCTCTGAAAAAACAGCGCTTTCGGCCTTCGATCAAAGATGAGTAACTGATTTCGATGTTGCTACTTTGCAGAAAAGCTATCACAGCTTCCAAATCCTTCACCACAAAAGCAGGGTGCCGGGCAGAGTTATTTTGATGTGCATCTTCCTCACGAATATGAAGTTCTATATCTCCCATCTGAATCCAAATCGCTCCATTGGGATGATTGCCCGGGATTTCTTCCAGTAAAAGCTCTTTAGTATAGAAGTCTTTCGCTTCTTCCCGTGTGTTGAGAGGAATTGTGATAAGTACATGATCCAAGCGGCTGATATCAAGCATAGTGGTTTATTATTGAGAAATTGAGTAATTGAATCCCAGGTAAAATATACTAAAAGTGCTAAATTAAGTTATCTCCTGCCTGTTATTTCCCAATCTGCCTCCTCAGATTGTGTAATTTTTGACTCTTATATTGATACTCTTCAGGTTTTCAACCCTCGTTTTTTGCAAATAAAGAGGCTTTTTTAGTTTGGTAGATTTTTTGGTCACACAATGAAAAATGCAAAGCTTTTAACCATCTTAACGTTGTACACCAATGAAACTTAACCCTCTCCCAGAAAATGCCACCACATCTCAGGATAATTTGATTACAGAGAAAATTTTATGGCTTCCTATAAGAAACAAAAAACAGGTAAATATTGAAATTGATAAGCTTAAAGCTGCTGGGATAAGTAAATTAAAAGTAGGTGTTGATTGTATTGAGTTTAATACCAAAAAAGGAATTAAAGGATATGATTGGCTGATACCCGTGTTGGCTGAGAATTTTGATTTAGAACTTTGCTTCGACAATTTCCCGAAGAAAACCATACGGGGAAGAGTCCCTAAATGCATGCTGCCGGAAATAGTGGAACACTTCATATTCTGCCACGGAGCGCATTTTGATAGTATTCAATTATGCCGCCAATCCCTGGATAGGGTTCAGCACACAGAGGAGGAAAATATATTTGCCGAAGCCATAGTTTTTGCAGCAACATGGGCTAAATACCTTGGCAAAAAGGTTTGTTTGGGTAAAATCCAGGCAGCAGATTTTGAATGGATTTCTAAGTTGGTGTCAACCCGCTTTTTTTCTCACATAGATTATATAGAAATTGACAAAGAAGTAGGGGGAGCAAAGAGTAGCAATACCAAATTTTATGAACGTGCATTAAGAAGTCTCTTTCAGGCAAAAGGGGTTGATACGGAAATCCGTTATTCCCAACTTACTTCCAACAATTTAGAGCTATCTCCCCGAGGGATTGCCTGTTGATTGTAGAGTTACTGAATTTGCTTTAACTTGATATACATTAATTTAAAAAAATAAGGATATGAACCATGAAAAGCACGATAAGATATCAGGACTTAGAAAAGTGGCAGATTTCTCTGAAGGTCTTACATCACTCATTGCCGGGTCTTATGTTTTGACGCTAGCGGTGACTAAACGAAATATAGCCCTTAGAATAGCTTTAGGTATCACAGCGGGATATCTGATCCTCAGGAGTGGAGGGAAATTGCACTCAGGTTCTATGGAGGAAGAATAAAATTAACCAAAACTGTCAAACCAAAGCGCGGGATTAGATTATGCGCTAGGTTTGATAGCTAATAGCTGAATTACAACTTTTTGTAAGATTAAATCGAGCTTGCCCGGGGCAGGTAAACTTTTTTGCCGCAGGCAGGATGCACT from Algoriphagus sp. NG3 encodes the following:
- a CDS encoding VOC family protein, yielding MLDISRLDHVLITIPLNTREEAKDFYTKELLLEEIPGNHPNGAIWIQMGDIELHIREEDAHQNNSARHPAFVVKDLEAVIAFLQSSNIEISYSSLIEGRKRCFFRDPWGNRFELIEFTQ